The Halobacterium sp. CBA1132 genome has a segment encoding these proteins:
- a CDS encoding AAA family ATPase — translation MILVVCGPPGAGKTTVALGLNRRLEADGYDFRVVHTDDLATPVYDHLFERVADAPEANWLLDGTFYKAKWQARIREFPDVYVVLVTADRDTCIRRNYERDGVSDRAVKTIYDEFDWPDADFTVDTDILRVETAVDLAYEHVQEWLREAETVDVEHTRE, via the coding sequence GTGATACTGGTCGTGTGTGGGCCGCCGGGCGCGGGGAAGACCACGGTCGCGCTGGGCCTGAATCGGCGGCTCGAAGCCGACGGCTACGACTTCCGGGTCGTGCATACGGACGACCTCGCGACGCCAGTGTACGACCACTTGTTCGAGCGCGTTGCTGACGCTCCCGAAGCGAACTGGCTGCTCGACGGGACGTTCTACAAGGCGAAGTGGCAGGCGCGAATCCGGGAGTTCCCGGACGTCTACGTGGTGCTCGTGACCGCGGACCGGGACACCTGTATCCGGCGGAACTACGAGCGCGACGGCGTCTCGGACCGCGCGGTGAAGACGATTTACGACGAGTTCGACTGGCCCGACGCGGACTTCACCGTCGACACCGACATCCTGCGCGTGGAGACCGCCGTCGACCTCGCGTACGAGCACGTGCAGGAATGGCTCCGCGAGGCAGAGACAGTCGATGTGGAACACACCCGAGAATAG
- a CDS encoding DUF5820 family protein: MTAFDDLPEGWRVWNDDEDGAILVYRPDVFDTQQFPAPCLPTIRVARRPPTERKRRSHSAPDSWFVSLRLEPEVRLKDADARFDDREAADTGAVDLAVRFDAGDVDYRGAYQLPRDDYLDELDELTG, translated from the coding sequence ATGACCGCGTTCGACGACCTCCCCGAGGGCTGGCGGGTGTGGAACGACGACGAGGACGGCGCGATTCTCGTCTACCGGCCCGATGTCTTCGACACCCAGCAATTCCCCGCGCCCTGTCTCCCGACGATTCGCGTCGCGCGCCGCCCGCCCACGGAACGCAAGCGCCGCTCGCACTCCGCACCCGACAGTTGGTTCGTTTCCCTCCGCCTCGAACCCGAGGTCCGCCTCAAGGACGCCGACGCGCGCTTCGACGACCGCGAAGCCGCCGACACCGGCGCGGTCGACCTCGCTGTCCGCTTCGACGCGGGCGACGTCGACTACCGCGGTGCCTACCAGCTCCCCCGCGACGACTACCTCGACGAACTCGACGAACTCACGGGCTGA
- a CDS encoding helix-turn-helix domain-containing protein, with protein sequence MADERYSEEACSVIDSLEQIGSQWRLIVLHDLQEGEKRFNELKRSTDASSRTLSRVLDDLQEMGFVNRRLEEESPVATYYSLTAKGESLFPVFDAIEEWAEEWLGDDADSVDAAATLADS encoded by the coding sequence ATGGCAGACGAGCGATACAGCGAGGAGGCCTGCAGCGTCATCGACTCGCTGGAACAGATCGGCTCCCAGTGGCGACTCATCGTGCTCCACGACCTCCAAGAGGGCGAGAAGCGGTTCAACGAACTCAAGCGCTCCACGGACGCCAGTTCGCGGACGCTCTCGCGCGTCCTCGACGACCTCCAAGAGATGGGGTTCGTCAACCGACGCCTCGAAGAGGAGTCCCCGGTGGCGACGTACTACTCGCTGACCGCGAAAGGCGAGTCCCTGTTCCCGGTGTTCGACGCCATCGAGGAGTGGGCCGAGGAGTGGCTCGGCGACGACGCCGACAGCGTCGATGCCGCCGCCACGCTCGCCGACAGCTGA
- a CDS encoding alpha/beta hydrolase, with the protein MSDADPHAGQPVEHRGPDLEDAERAVILLHGRGARASGMLGFADDLPSEGTAFVAPQAARATWYPNSFLEPTEENEPWFSSALGLVNDVFDDVTEHVPAENVALLGFSQGACLGSEFLGRNPREYGGFVAFSGGLHGPEGTTHDHDGDLDGTPIFLGCSDRDPHIPESRVHETRDVFESMHADVTERIYEGMGHTVNEDELDHAADILGDL; encoded by the coding sequence ATGAGCGACGCCGACCCCCACGCCGGACAGCCGGTCGAACACCGCGGCCCCGACCTCGAAGACGCCGAGCGCGCCGTGATTCTCCTGCACGGCCGCGGCGCTCGCGCGAGCGGGATGCTCGGGTTCGCCGACGACCTCCCCAGCGAGGGCACCGCGTTCGTCGCGCCGCAGGCAGCCCGCGCGACGTGGTACCCGAACAGTTTCCTCGAACCGACCGAGGAGAACGAGCCGTGGTTCAGTTCCGCGCTCGGCCTCGTCAACGACGTCTTCGACGACGTCACCGAGCACGTCCCCGCAGAGAACGTCGCGCTCCTCGGATTCTCGCAGGGCGCGTGTCTGGGAAGTGAGTTCCTCGGGCGGAACCCCCGCGAGTACGGCGGCTTCGTCGCGTTCTCGGGCGGCCTCCACGGCCCCGAGGGCACCACGCACGACCACGACGGCGACCTCGACGGCACCCCGATTTTCCTCGGTTGTAGCGACCGCGACCCCCACATTCCCGAGTCCCGCGTCCACGAGACCCGCGACGTCTTCGAGTCGATGCACGCCGATGTCACCGAGCGCATCTACGAGGGGATGGGACACACCGTCAACGAGGACGAACTCGACCACGCCGCCGACATCCTCGGCGACCTCTAG
- the msrB gene encoding peptide-methionine (R)-S-oxide reductase MsrB, producing the protein MSDSPETDGADTRDVPESDEEWRERLTDEEYEVLREAGTERPYSGEHVDRDDDGTYRCAGCGEVLFDADTKFDAHCGWPSFWDAADSDAVERRPDHSNGMVRTEVVCATCGGHLGHVFEDGPEPTGERFCINSAALDFEAED; encoded by the coding sequence ATGAGTGACAGCCCCGAGACCGACGGCGCGGACACCCGTGATGTCCCCGAGAGCGACGAGGAGTGGCGCGAGCGACTCACCGACGAGGAGTACGAGGTGCTGCGCGAAGCGGGCACCGAGCGCCCCTACTCGGGCGAGCACGTCGACCGCGACGACGACGGCACGTACCGGTGTGCGGGCTGCGGCGAGGTGCTGTTCGACGCGGACACGAAGTTCGACGCGCACTGCGGGTGGCCGAGCTTCTGGGACGCCGCCGACAGCGACGCCGTCGAGCGCCGGCCCGACCACAGCAACGGCATGGTGCGCACGGAAGTCGTCTGCGCGACCTGCGGCGGCCACCTCGGCCACGTCTTCGAGGACGGCCCGGAGCCGACCGGCGAGCGCTTCTGCATCAACTCCGCCGCGCTCGACTTCGAGGCCGAGGACTAG
- a CDS encoding MoaD/ThiS family protein translates to MSVQHGGKAETATTTVEVGATGHVRRELGEHTFEFTFEGDTLGEFLDAFFEEYGLEEMLLAESEEEETAATWVNYPGDPPGRWERNPEGERTRAYARVLVNGRFNELLDGFSTELEAGDRVALTYPFSYCF, encoded by the coding sequence ATGAGCGTTCAGCATGGCGGCAAAGCCGAGACTGCGACGACCACCGTGGAGGTCGGCGCGACCGGCCACGTCCGCCGCGAACTCGGCGAGCACACCTTCGAGTTCACGTTCGAGGGCGACACCCTCGGGGAGTTCCTCGACGCGTTCTTCGAGGAGTACGGCCTCGAAGAGATGCTGCTCGCGGAGAGCGAGGAAGAGGAGACGGCGGCGACGTGGGTGAACTACCCCGGCGACCCGCCGGGCCGCTGGGAGCGCAACCCCGAGGGCGAGCGCACGCGAGCGTACGCCCGAGTGCTCGTGAACGGCCGATTCAACGAACTGCTCGACGGGTTCTCCACTGAACTTGAAGCGGGCGACCGCGTCGCGCTCACGTACCCGTTCTCGTACTGCTTCTAG
- a CDS encoding ubiquitin-like small modifier protein 1 has product MNVELRFFATFRQAVGQKVVEREYDEGTTVGEVLRGLEAEYEGLDGQLVEDDDLRPHINVLKSGREVLHLDGMATELEDGDQLSIFPPVAGGNR; this is encoded by the coding sequence ATGAACGTCGAACTCCGCTTCTTCGCGACGTTCCGGCAGGCAGTCGGTCAGAAGGTCGTCGAGCGCGAGTACGACGAGGGGACGACTGTCGGCGAGGTGCTGCGCGGACTCGAAGCCGAGTACGAGGGTCTCGACGGACAACTCGTGGAGGACGACGACCTCCGCCCGCACATCAACGTCCTGAAGAGCGGCCGGGAGGTGCTCCACCTCGACGGCATGGCGACGGAACTGGAGGACGGCGACCAGTTGAGCATCTTCCCGCCGGTCGCAGGTGGGAACAGATGA